GTTCGTTCTACAAGGACTGGCTCTATGGTGGAGGCATTTCGGGTCAGAACGTGCTCGCCTATGGCGACGTGCCAGAACATGCCAACGACTATTCAGCCAAGAACCTGAAGCTGCCACGAGGCGCCATCATCAACGGCAATCTCTCCGAGGTGCTTCCGGTCGATCACGCCAATCCCGACGAGATCCAGGAGTTCGTGGTCCACTCCTGGTACAAGTATCCCGACGAAACCAAGGGCCTTCATCCTTGGGATGGCATCACGGAGCCGAACTACGAACTCGGACCCAATGCAAAGGGTACCAAGACCGCGATCGAACAGCTCGACGAAGGCGGCAAATATTCTTGGATCAAGGCGCCGCGCTGGAAGGGACATGCCATGGAGGTCGGCCCGCTCGCGCGCTGGGTCGTCGGCTATGCGCAGAACAAGGCGGAGTTCAAGGATCCCGTCGACAAATTCCTGAAGGATCTCGATCTACCAATGTCGGCGCTGTTCTCGACGCTCGGCCGCACCGCGGCGCGCGCGCTCGAATCTGTTTGGGCCGGACGCCAGATGCGCTATTTCCAGGACAAGCTCGTTGCCAATATCAAAGCCGGCGACAGCTCGACCGCGAATGTCGACAAGTGGAAACCGGAGAGCTGGCCGAAGGAAGCCAAGGGCTTTGGCTTCACCGAGGCCCCGCGCGGCGCGCTCGCGCACTGGATCAAGATCAAGGAAACCAAGATCGACAACTACCAGTGCGTGGTACCGACGACCTGGAACGGCTCGCCGCGCGATCCGCAAGGCAACATCGGCGCGTTCGAAGCCTCGCTCATGAACACGCCGATGGTTAATCCCGAGCAGCCGCTCGAGATCCTGCGCACGATCCATTCCTTCGATCCGTGCCTTGCCTGTTCGACGCACGTCATGAGCCCGGACGGCCAGGAACTCGCCAAGGTCAAGGTCAGGTAGGAGGCGGCCATGATGGATGCAATTGCTCCCCCGGTGGAAAGCGAGCCGGACCTGACGGCGATCGCGGCCGATGCTGCTGGCGAGCATGCGGTGGGCCGGCCCACCGTCTATGTCTACGAAGCGCCGGTGCGCATCTGCCATTGGGTGAACGCGTTCTCGATCATCATCCTGATGGTCACCGGGTTTCTGATCGGGACGCCGCTGCCGGCGGTCGAGGGGGAGGCGTCGGCCAACTTCGTGATGGGCTATATGCGCTTCGCCCATTTCGCGGCGGGGCAGGTGCTCGCGGTGTTCTTCCTCGCGCGTATCCTGTGGGCCTTCACCGGCAACCACCATTCCCGGCAGATCTTCTATCTGCCGGTGCATCGCCGGCAATTCTGGAAGGAAGTCTGGCACGAGATCCGCTGGTACGCCTTCCTGGAACGTCAGCCGAAGATGTATGTCGGGCACAACCCGCTGGCGCAGACCGCGATGTTCACGGGCTTCACGTTGTTCGTGACCTTCATGATCGTGACCGGCTTTGCGCTCTATTCGGAAGGAGAAGGCATCGATAGCTGGCAGCACAAACTGTTCGGCTGGGTGTTCTCGATCTGGCCGAACAGCCAGGACGTTCACACCTGGCATCATCTGGGCATGTGGGCGCTGGTCGTGTTCGTGATGGTACACATCTACGCTGCGATCCGCGAGGACATCATGTCACGCCAGAGTATCATCTCCTCGATGATCTCGGGCGAACGGCAATTCCGTGACTGAAACTGGAACGATCTCGATGTTGAACGCCCCAAACGACGACCACATCTTGGTGCTCGGCATCGGCAACATCCTGTGGGCCGATGAAGGCTTTGGCGTGCGCGCGGTGGAGGACTTCCACCGCCGCTACGCCGTGCCTGATAATGTCACGATTCTCGATGGCGGAACGCAGGGGCTCTATCTCGTCAACTATCTGGAGGACGCTGATCGCTTGCTCGTGTTCGATGCCATCGATTATGGTCTGCCGCCAGGCAAGCTGAAGCTCGTGCGCGGCGACGAGGTGCCACGCTTCACCGGCGCGAAGAAGATGAGTCTGCATCAAACCGGCTTCCAGGAGGTGATCAGCGCAGCCGACCTGCTCGGCCGCTGCCCGAAGCACCTCGTCCTGATCGGCTGCCAACCGCTCGATCTCGAAGACTGGGGAGGTCCATTGACGGCGTCCGTACGCGATCAGATCGCACCGGCCATCGAGCTTGCCTGCAAAGTTCTGGCCGAGTGGGGCATCGAGGTGAAGCTGCGCGATACGCCGTTGGCAGACTCCGAGCGCCTGCTCGCCAACGACATCGACCATGCGAGTTACGAGATGCGGCCGGCCTGACCGCCGGAGCGTGCCGGAGAAGACGGATGTGCCTTGGACTGCCGATGACTATCGTCGAGACCGATGGAATTTCGGCTTTGTGCGAGTTTCGCGGCGAGCAACGCCGCGTCTCCGTGCTTCTGCTCTCGCATCCTCCGGCCGGTGCCCACGTGCTGGTCTACATCGACACGGCGATCCGCCTACTTGAGAAAGAAGAAGCGTGCCTGATTGCGGCTGCCATCGACGGTCTCGGTGCAGCGCTCGACGGCAACGATTTCGACTGCTTCTTCGCCGATCTGATCGACCGCGAACCGCAATTGCCTGCGCACCTCCTGACTGATTAAGCGGGTTGTCATCCTAGAATGACTTGGCCGGCTGACCTCAGCCGCTGGCCGAGGTGCTCGCCGGAAGACAAGTTTCTAGTCTGGAAAGAAGGCTTTCGTTTGTAGTGGAAAGTAGCTTATCATTCGCATCCACTCGGCTTGATGGCGTTGAAAATAGATCAGTGAATTCAACTACATAAATCCTGACTGTCCCTGGCACGCAGCTTGCTAACACTATCCCGATCAGAAAGATAAGTCTGTTTTGGGAGGTCAAATGGAATTCCAGGTAGGACGGCATGATCTCAGTCGGCATGGCCTCAATGAGGTCGATGTCGCGACCGTCGATCATTTTCTTAAACATGCCGACCAAGCCGGTGCTGTCGCCGTGCTGCTATCGGCGGGTAATCCCAACCGTTTTCCGGAGGCCATTGATGTCGCCGTAGTGCTGCCTGAGCTGGTTACGGCGTTCGGAGGCCGCCTGCGCGCCGCGATCATTGCACCCCATGCCGAAGAGGCGCTTGGCGAACGTTTCGGGGTGCGAGTGCAGCCGACCCTTATCTTCGTGGCCAAGGGCGAGACGCTGGGGCTGATCGCCAAGATCCAGGATTGGTCAGTCTATGTCGACCGCATCACTAAGCTGATCGACCGCCCGCGCGGGCAAAGCGCAGCCATTGCCGTTACCATTGTTCCCCAGCATCGCGCAAAAGGTGTCGAGCTATGAAGGTCGGATTCTGGGATGCGCCGGAAGGCGCCGAGCAACCCGTCAGCGTGTTCCCTATCGGAGAAGAGAGTCTCAATGCCTCAAGTGGCAGCCTGACGGCGGCCGGCGCACTCGCAAGACTCGCAACATTAGACAGTGTCGAGCTCGCTAAGAACTGCCCCAAAGCCGTCACGCTGCTCTCCAACATCGCGGAGGCCATTGCAGGTCAAAGGGCGGACGCACCCTCGCAACTGTTCCGGCTCGGCAATCTCAACGATCTCGAAAGCAAGCTCGTCGCCGATGTTCTCGGCGAGGGGGAGGTCGGCGGCGTCGTAGCGCTGCCGGACGGATCGCTGGCGCAGATTCAAGAATCGGTGCTCGCAGGGATCTGGCGTGTCAGGATCGAAACTGACGCGGCTTCCGAATATATTGAAGTAGGCGCTGTTCCCGAGATCGTCAGACGCGCAGCAGCCGATCTGACAGCCGCCGATTTCGAAATCGGACAGGCCCCTGAAGGCGCCATGAACGTCCTACCGGTGCTCGCCGAGATCCGCGAGCGGGCGCTAGCCTGGCGTCCTGGCATCCGCTCGCAGATCATCAATTTCACTCTGTTGCCGATGAGCCCGGTGGATATGAGCTTTTTGCAGGAGACTATTCGGAACGGGCCGATCCAGCTTGTCTCGCGCGGCTATGGCACCTGTCGGGTGCTGTCGACTGGCATTCGCAATGTCTGGTCGGTGCAGTTTTTCAACGCCATGGACACCATCATCCTCGACACGCTGGAAGTTGGCGGGGTACCCACGGTTGCGCTTGCTGCAGACGAAGATTTCGAGGATTCCGCCGAACGGCTCCAAGAAATCATTGAGGCATATTTCAAATGAGCGCCTTTGAGAACTTTGGCGTGCGCCAAGACGTCACTGAGGCTGCGCGGCTTGAATGCGGCATCTGTTGGACCGTCTATGATCCGGCCGATGGTGATGCGGTGGCGCAGATCGCACCCGGCACACCGTTCTCACTTCTGCCGGAGGAGTGGCGATGCCCCAACTGCGACGCCCCGAAATCGAAGTTCATGGCGATCGAAACATGACTGCCAGCGCGCCAAGCTCTCCCAGCGACGCCGACGCGGTGACATGGGGCGAGCTATTGGCAGGAATGTATCGCCAGATCGGCGAGCGCGCGATGCGCGATTTGCCAATCTACAACGAGGCCCTCGATGTTGAGGCCATTGGTTTCCGTCGCTTCGAGGGAACGTTTGTCGGCATCATGGTCACTCCTTGGTTCATGAACGTGGTGATGCCGGCGAGCGCCGCTGGGGATAGGTCGGGCGCGACCGTGCGTATTCGCTTTCCAGCCGGTGATATCGAATTTACCCTCAGCGAGGTGCAAATGGGCCGCATCGCTAGCTGCTCGCTGTTCTCGCCAATGTTCCAATTTGCGGACATGGCATCGGCGCGAGCAACGGCTGACGCCGCTCTTGCCGAGCTGATGCTGCCGGCCGACAGCGAGGAGGCGGTCCGCCGGCGCGAACCACCGACGACCCCGATTGATCGTCGGAGCTTCCTGCGCGGTACCTTGACGGAGCGGCCGGGATGAGTCGCCCCTTTCGAAACGAAATTGACATAATGGTGTGGCTCACTGGTACCACAATTTCGGACGTTGCTATCCGGCCACGGAGCCGGCCTCCCCTGACGAGGCTGTTTGCCGGAAAGCCGGCAAGCGCGCTCATCCCTGTGCTGCCGCGCCTGTTCTCCTTATGCTCGGTCGCCCACCAAGTGGCCTTCCTTTCAGCAATCGAGGCGGCGCAGGGGCTGGAGACGATCAAGCCGATAGCGATGCATCGTCTCACGGCCGTTGTCGCCGAGCGCTTAACTGAATTGATACGCGGCCTGTTCGTCGCAGGCCTCGAACTCGATCAGGAGAGCGCACCCGCAGTGCGAAGCATGATACAGGCGAGCACCACTCTCAGTGGTGCGGTTGAAACCGTGCCAGATACCGTGCGCCGCGATGTCATTGCACACGTCAAGGCTGCGCTCCGCGCGCTCGGAGTTTCGGGTGAACACCAGCCTCCGGCGCCAGGCAGCGTACTTTCCACCTATCTGACGCGCTGCGATCGTGAGGTGATGTCATTGCCGGCGGCCGACCAATTCTTTCTGACCCCCGCTGACGATCTTGAGATCGTGACGCGCCTCATGGCTGAAGGGACGGCTTATTCCGAAGCGCCGGAACTCTGCGGGAAGGTTCCGGAAACGGGCGTCTGGGCGCGGCGGGCGCAGCGCGAACAGATTTTGTCCTTAAGTGCTAGCGGCGCCGCGCGCGTGAGAGCGCGCATCGACGAGATCGCCCGGCTCACCTGTTGGCTGGACGCCAGGCGGGACGCTCCCGATAATGGCGTCGTTGCGAGCTATCGGCTCGGCGAGCGCCGGGGCGCAGCGGCAGTGGAATGCGCCCGAGGCCGGCTCCATCACGCGGTTAAGCTCGATGAGGAAGGACGTATCGTCGGCTTCGAATATATCGCTCCGACCGAGTGGAATTTTCACGAACGCGGACCGCTGGTGCGAAGCCTCAAGGGCGCGCTCCTCTCCGCCGGCCGGCAGGGCCAAGACGCGGTGCGGACACTTGTCGGGGCGTTCGACCCCTGCGTCGGATTCAGCGTCAGCTTCCGCGAGGCCAGCCATGCATGAGATGGCCTTGTGCGAGGGCATCATCGGGATCGTCGAGGAAGAGGCGCGCAAGCGCTCGTTCTTGCGAGTGAAGGCGGTGTGTTTAGAGATCGGTGCGCTCAGCCATGTCGCGCCGGACGCAATGCAATTCTGCTTCGAGGCCGTCGCGGCGCGGACCATCGCGCAAGGCGCAAGACTCGAGATCATCGCGACGCCGGGCACGGCCTGGTGCATGGCCTGCTCGCAAAACGTCGAGATCAAGCAGCGCTACGAGCCGTGTCCATCCTGCGGCAGCTATCAATTGCAGGTCACCGGCGGCGAAGAGATGCGTGTGAAGGAACTGGAGGTCGACTGATGTGTACGGTCTGCGGCTGCAGCGACGGCAAAGCGTCCAACGAACATACGCATGATCATAATCAGGATCACGAGCACGCTCATGGAGGTCATCATCACCACCATGGCCCCGGTCACCATCACCACCACCATCACGACGGAAGCCACGATCATGGGCCTGGCGATACGGGCCTGCTCGACTGCAGTGCAGACGCCGCCGGCCAACAGATCGCGGGCA
The window above is part of the Bradyrhizobium guangdongense genome. Proteins encoded here:
- a CDS encoding nickel-dependent hydrogenase large subunit, whose translation is MGIQTPNGFNLDNSGKRIVVDPVTRIEGHMRVEVNVDADNVIRNAVSTGTMWRGIEVILKNRDPRDAWAFTERICGVCTGTHALTSVRAVENALGITIPENANSIRNLMQLALQVHDHVVHFYHLHALDWVDVVSALSADPRATSTLAQSISSWPLSSPGYFKDLQTRLKKFVESGQLGPFKNGYWGSKAYRLPPEANLMAVAHYLEALDFQKEIVKIHTIFGGKNPHPNWLVGGVPCPINVDGTGAVGAINMERLNLISSIIDRIMEFNEMVYLPDVAAIGSFYKDWLYGGGISGQNVLAYGDVPEHANDYSAKNLKLPRGAIINGNLSEVLPVDHANPDEIQEFVVHSWYKYPDETKGLHPWDGITEPNYELGPNAKGTKTAIEQLDEGGKYSWIKAPRWKGHAMEVGPLARWVVGYAQNKAEFKDPVDKFLKDLDLPMSALFSTLGRTAARALESVWAGRQMRYFQDKLVANIKAGDSSTANVDKWKPESWPKEAKGFGFTEAPRGALAHWIKIKETKIDNYQCVVPTTWNGSPRDPQGNIGAFEASLMNTPMVNPEQPLEILRTIHSFDPCLACSTHVMSPDGQELAKVKVR
- the cybH gene encoding Ni/Fe-hydrogenase, b-type cytochrome subunit, coding for MMDAIAPPVESEPDLTAIAADAAGEHAVGRPTVYVYEAPVRICHWVNAFSIIILMVTGFLIGTPLPAVEGEASANFVMGYMRFAHFAAGQVLAVFFLARILWAFTGNHHSRQIFYLPVHRRQFWKEVWHEIRWYAFLERQPKMYVGHNPLAQTAMFTGFTLFVTFMIVTGFALYSEGEGIDSWQHKLFGWVFSIWPNSQDVHTWHHLGMWALVVFVMVHIYAAIREDIMSRQSIISSMISGERQFRD
- a CDS encoding HyaD/HybD family hydrogenase maturation endopeptidase, whose translation is MLNAPNDDHILVLGIGNILWADEGFGVRAVEDFHRRYAVPDNVTILDGGTQGLYLVNYLEDADRLLVFDAIDYGLPPGKLKLVRGDEVPRFTGAKKMSLHQTGFQEVISAADLLGRCPKHLVLIGCQPLDLEDWGGPLTASVRDQIAPAIELACKVLAEWGIEVKLRDTPLADSERLLANDIDHASYEMRPA
- a CDS encoding HypC/HybG/HupF family hydrogenase formation chaperone — protein: MCLGLPMTIVETDGISALCEFRGEQRRVSVLLLSHPPAGAHVLVYIDTAIRLLEKEEACLIAAAIDGLGAALDGNDFDCFFADLIDREPQLPAHLLTD
- a CDS encoding hydrogenase accessory protein, translated to MEFQVGRHDLSRHGLNEVDVATVDHFLKHADQAGAVAVLLSAGNPNRFPEAIDVAVVLPELVTAFGGRLRAAIIAPHAEEALGERFGVRVQPTLIFVAKGETLGLIAKIQDWSVYVDRITKLIDRPRGQSAAIAVTIVPQHRAKGVEL
- a CDS encoding hydrogenase expression/formation protein; amino-acid sequence: MKVGFWDAPEGAEQPVSVFPIGEESLNASSGSLTAAGALARLATLDSVELAKNCPKAVTLLSNIAEAIAGQRADAPSQLFRLGNLNDLESKLVADVLGEGEVGGVVALPDGSLAQIQESVLAGIWRVRIETDAASEYIEVGAVPEIVRRAAADLTAADFEIGQAPEGAMNVLPVLAEIRERALAWRPGIRSQIINFTLLPMSPVDMSFLQETIRNGPIQLVSRGYGTCRVLSTGIRNVWSVQFFNAMDTIILDTLEVGGVPTVALAADEDFEDSAERLQEIIEAYFK
- a CDS encoding rubredoxin, which codes for MSAFENFGVRQDVTEAARLECGICWTVYDPADGDAVAQIAPGTPFSLLPEEWRCPNCDAPKSKFMAIET
- the hybE gene encoding [NiFe]-hydrogenase assembly chaperone HybE, whose translation is MTASAPSSPSDADAVTWGELLAGMYRQIGERAMRDLPIYNEALDVEAIGFRRFEGTFVGIMVTPWFMNVVMPASAAGDRSGATVRIRFPAGDIEFTLSEVQMGRIASCSLFSPMFQFADMASARATADAALAELMLPADSEEAVRRREPPTTPIDRRSFLRGTLTERPG
- a CDS encoding nickel-dependent hydrogenase large subunit, with the protein product MSRPFRNEIDIMVWLTGTTISDVAIRPRSRPPLTRLFAGKPASALIPVLPRLFSLCSVAHQVAFLSAIEAAQGLETIKPIAMHRLTAVVAERLTELIRGLFVAGLELDQESAPAVRSMIQASTTLSGAVETVPDTVRRDVIAHVKAALRALGVSGEHQPPAPGSVLSTYLTRCDREVMSLPAADQFFLTPADDLEIVTRLMAEGTAYSEAPELCGKVPETGVWARRAQREQILSLSASGAARVRARIDEIARLTCWLDARRDAPDNGVVASYRLGERRGAAAVECARGRLHHAVKLDEEGRIVGFEYIAPTEWNFHERGPLVRSLKGALLSAGRQGQDAVRTLVGAFDPCVGFSVSFREASHA
- the hypA gene encoding hydrogenase maturation nickel metallochaperone HypA; this encodes MHEMALCEGIIGIVEEEARKRSFLRVKAVCLEIGALSHVAPDAMQFCFEAVAARTIAQGARLEIIATPGTAWCMACSQNVEIKQRYEPCPSCGSYQLQVTGGEEMRVKELEVD